The Deltaproteobacteria bacterium genome has a segment encoding these proteins:
- a CDS encoding ABC transporter substrate-binding protein, translated as MGQEVIQRIFLRFLFGLCLLSWANSWAADKFTTIYSARVLAQALPWIAEEAGLFKKYNLDHNLVFIASSSIATAALLSGDPDMVMTGGVGNVIAFVRGSTDIVYIGSAKNSMTQNIIAGGNLKRPEDLKGKRIAVSRIGSNSHYFTIQALRRHNMEPNRDYTFLQSGGDPESLTALFAGGVEVACLAPPTDVQALARGFHYVIYGPDLKIPYAATSFVTKRATIARRPQAMAQYMRAMGEASKILHSDREFVYRVLGKQLRINDRTILDAAYNAEIKVMEPRLALKAEAFQAILDEVAQTDERAKKVKPQELTDTRFLNDMEKSGFWDQIWAKR; from the coding sequence GTGGGGCAAGAAGTGATCCAGCGCATTTTTCTCCGATTTCTCTTTGGCCTTTGTTTATTGTCGTGGGCCAACTCGTGGGCGGCGGATAAATTTACCACCATCTATTCGGCCCGCGTGTTGGCCCAGGCGCTGCCCTGGATCGCCGAAGAGGCCGGACTGTTCAAAAAATATAATTTAGATCACAACCTGGTGTTCATCGCTTCATCGAGCATCGCCACGGCGGCGCTGCTGAGCGGCGATCCCGACATGGTCATGACCGGCGGGGTTGGCAACGTCATCGCCTTCGTGCGCGGCTCCACCGATATCGTCTACATCGGCAGCGCGAAAAACTCGATGACCCAGAACATCATCGCCGGCGGCAATCTGAAGCGGCCGGAAGATCTAAAGGGCAAACGGATTGCCGTCAGCCGCATCGGCAGCAACTCGCATTACTTTACGATTCAAGCGCTGCGCCGCCACAACATGGAGCCCAACCGCGATTACACTTTTTTGCAATCCGGCGGCGATCCCGAGTCCTTGACCGCATTGTTCGCCGGCGGCGTCGAGGTTGCCTGTTTGGCGCCGCCGACAGATGTCCAAGCGCTGGCGCGCGGCTTTCACTACGTCATTTACGGTCCCGATCTGAAGATTCCCTACGCTGCCACGTCGTTCGTCACTAAGCGCGCGACCATCGCCAGGAGACCGCAAGCGATGGCGCAGTATATGCGCGCTATGGGTGAGGCTTCGAAGATCCTGCACAGCGACCGCGAGTTCGTTTACAGAGTCCTCGGTAAGCAGCTGCGTATCAACGACCGGACGATTTTGGACGCTGCTTATAATGCTGAGATCAAAGTGATGGAGCCTCGGCTGGCGCTTAAAGCCGAAGCGTTTCAAGCGATCCTCGATGAAGTGGCGCAGACCGATGAACGGGCCAAGAAGGTCAAACCACAAGAATTGACCGATACGCGGTTTTTAAATGATATGGAAAAGAGTGGCTTTTGGGATCAAATCTGGGCTAAAAGATAG
- a CDS encoding amidohydrolase, giving the protein MEQSIVSSDSHVIEVPDLWEKGMSAAFSARAPKAFFDEKRDAWMFGSEEVQIQAVGGLFMAGQQPENLEKFRKAGFAVARPGGWDPFERQADMVTDGVAAEVLYPSLGLGLFCVEDAALQEELFRAYNNWIIDYCQKVPDRLYSIALISMYNVDHAIAEMERCAKQGIVGTMIWQVPHANLPFTSEHYERFWAASQDLDLPVHLHILTGFGDSMHRQSATGPKRYRIGIEQTQEIEDALFELIFHGVLERHPKLKIVSVENEVGWMPFWLGQCDKNFKRHRHSQKVQMSKLPSEYFAEQIYATFFNDVVGGKLFSWWGQDNCMWSNDYPHQNSTWPNSRAVIERDMANLSAETREKLLNTNVRKLYKLNAPMSLPKAVVA; this is encoded by the coding sequence ATGGAACAATCGATTGTCTCGTCGGATTCTCATGTCATCGAAGTACCGGACCTTTGGGAGAAGGGTATGTCGGCGGCGTTCAGCGCGCGCGCGCCTAAGGCGTTCTTTGACGAAAAGCGTGATGCTTGGATGTTCGGTTCGGAGGAGGTGCAGATTCAAGCTGTCGGTGGATTGTTCATGGCCGGGCAGCAGCCGGAGAATTTGGAGAAGTTTCGTAAAGCCGGTTTCGCGGTCGCCCGTCCCGGCGGCTGGGATCCCTTCGAACGCCAAGCCGATATGGTCACCGACGGCGTTGCCGCCGAGGTGCTCTATCCAAGCTTGGGTTTGGGACTGTTTTGCGTTGAAGACGCGGCGTTGCAAGAAGAGCTGTTCCGCGCCTACAACAATTGGATCATCGACTACTGCCAGAAGGTCCCCGACCGCTTGTACAGCATCGCTTTGATCTCCATGTACAACGTCGACCATGCTATCGCCGAAATGGAACGTTGCGCCAAGCAAGGCATCGTCGGCACCATGATCTGGCAGGTGCCCCATGCGAACTTGCCGTTTACCTCAGAGCACTATGAGCGCTTCTGGGCGGCTTCCCAGGACCTCGATCTGCCGGTGCATTTGCATATTTTGACCGGCTTCGGCGACAGCATGCATCGCCAGTCCGCCACTGGGCCGAAACGTTATCGTATCGGCATCGAGCAAACCCAGGAGATCGAAGATGCGCTGTTCGAGTTGATCTTTCACGGCGTGCTTGAGCGCCACCCCAAGTTGAAAATCGTTTCGGTGGAAAATGAAGTGGGCTGGATGCCTTTTTGGTTGGGCCAGTGCGATAAGAATTTCAAACGCCATCGTCACTCGCAAAAGGTTCAGATGAGCAAGCTGCCGAGCGAATATTTCGCCGAGCAGATCTACGCGACGTTTTTCAACGACGTGGTCGGCGGCAAACTATTTTCCTGGTGGGGCCAAGACAATTGCATGTGGTCCAATGACTACCCGCATCAGAACTCCACCTGGCCCAATTCCCGCGCGGTCATTGAGCGTGACATGGCCAACCTGTCCGCCGAGACCCGTGAGAAGTTGCTCAACACCAACGTGCGTAAGTTGTATAAACTAAATGCGCCGATGTCATTGCCCAAGGCTGTGGTGGCCTGA